Proteins encoded in a region of the Micropterus dolomieu isolate WLL.071019.BEF.003 ecotype Adirondacks linkage group LG09, ASM2129224v1, whole genome shotgun sequence genome:
- the LOC123976544 gene encoding zinc finger protein 2 homolog, translated as MEMSKVQVLRALVKQRLSAAAEEIFGLFERTISEYERELCRSKEENQRHRKLLDAVFQPEVRLHRAVSPADVQQLSQSKKEILPEQQELSPSLDQEDPEPTHIKEEWSPNVDQEDPEPTHNKEEWSPSLDQEDPEPTHIKEEWSPSLDQEDPEPTHIKEEWSPSVDQEDPEPTHIKEEWSPSVDQEDPEPTHIKEEWSPSVDQEDPEPTHIKEEWSPSVDQEDPEPTHIKEEWSASLDQEDPPEPRHIKEEQEEFWSSQEGEQLPGLEEADITKFLFTPVPVKGEEEKEDEEKPQSSQLHQSQTEQMEAEAEGEDCGGPDPARNSDPDTVLQPETEDRDGDWDETSEPQSGLNSLSDATCDTDWKRFSCFEYGETFSNNRGDTGFWKDNRKPQLDLNTLKNNIIPAGEKRCNKDRNSLGSPEYGNSFTQKIPMRIHKGEKLFSCSVCEGRFIRHHQLKTHKCVDGSSPKTDKRFSCSECGKGFSVRRDLRNHMRTHTGEKPFSCSECGKGFSVRRDLRNHMRTHTGEKPFSCSQCEKRFTVQGHLQNHMRTHTGEKPFSCSECGKRFNLKGHLQTHMRIHTGEKPFSCSECGKRFTQMGHLQKHIRSHAGEKPFGCSECGKTFTLKENLDIHIRTHTGEKPFSCSECGKRFTQKGHLQKHLQAHAGEKPFSCSECGKRFTHKGAWKTHLRLHTGEKPFSCRVCDRRFTWRKQLKNHKCGDESSHENQPEENREAEPRASSSAEQMEA; from the coding sequence tgAGTCCTGCAGATGTCCAGCAGCTGTCACAGAGCAAAAAAGAGATTCTCCCTGAGCAGCAGGAGttgagccccagtctggaccaggaggacccggAGCCCACACACATCAAAGAGGAATGGAGTCCCAAtgtggaccaggaggacccagagcccacacacaataaagAAGAATGGAgtcccagtctggaccaggaggacccagagccCACACACATCAAAGAGGAATGGAgtcccagtctggaccaggaggacccagagccCACACACATCAAAGAGGAATGGAGTCCCAGTGTagaccaggaggacccagagccCACACACATCAAAGAGGAATGGAGTCCCAGTGTagaccaggaggacccagaaCCCACACACATCAAAGAGGAATGGAGTCCCAGTGTagaccaggaggacccagagccCACACACATCAAAGAGGAATGGAGTCCCAGTGTagaccaggaggacccagagcccacacacattaaagaggaatgGAGtgccagtctggaccaggaggacccaccagagccccgacatattaaagaggaacaggaggaattCTGgtccagtcaggagggagagcagcttccagggctggaggaggctgatatcaccaAGTTCCTATTCACTCCTGTCCCTGTGAAgggtgaagaagaaaaagaagatgaagagaaacctcagtcctcacagcttcatcaaagccAAACGGAACAGATGGAAGCAGAAGCTGAaggagaggactgtggaggaccagacCCAGCCAGAAACTCTGATCCAGATACTGTTTTACAACCGGAGACTGAAGACCGTGATGGTGACTGGGATGAAACCAGTGAACCCCAGTCAGGTTTAAACTCTCTGAGTGATGCAACATGTGATACTGACTGGAAACGATTCAGTTGCTTTGAGTACGGTGAAACCTTTTCCAACAATCGTGGTGACACTGGTTTTTGGAAAGACAACAGGAAACCACAGCTCGATTTAAACACtttgaaaaataatataataccaGCAGGTGAAAAGCGATGTAATAAAGACAGAAACTCATTAGGCTCCCCTGAGTATGGGAACAGTTTTACCCAAAAGATACCCATGAGAATCCACAAAGGAGAGAAACTATTCAGTTGCAGTGTTTGTGAAGGAAGATTCATTCGGCACCATCAACTGAAAACCCACAAGTGTGTTGATGGGTCCTCCCCAAAAACGGATAAACGGTTTAGCTGCTCTGAGTGTGGGAAAGGATTTTCTGTAAGGCGAGATTTACGGAATCACATGAGAactcacacaggagagaaacctttCAGCTGCTCTGAGTGTGGGAAAGGATTTTCTGTAAGGCGAGATTTACGGAATCACATGAGAactcacacaggagagaaacctttCAGCTGCTCTCAGTGTGAGAAAAGATTTACTGTACAGGGACATTTGCAGAATCACATGAGAactcacacaggagagaaaccctTCAGCTGCTCTGAGTGCGGGAAAAGATTTAATCTAAAGGGACATTTGCAGACACACATGAGAattcacacaggagagaaaccctTCAGCTGCTCTGAGTGTGGGAAAAGATTTACTCAGATGGGACATTTGCAGAAACACATACGATCTCACGCAGGAGAGAAACCGTTCGGTTGCTCTGAGTGTGGGAAAACATTTACTCTGAAGGAAAATCTGGACATCCACATTAGAactcacacaggagagaaaccattcaGCTGCTCCGAGTGTGGGAAAAGATTTACTCAAAAGGGACATTTACAGAAACACTTGCAAGCACAcgcaggagagaaaccattcaGCTGCTCTGAGTGTGGGAAAAGATTTACTCACAAGGGAGCTTGGAAGACACACCTGAGactccacacaggagagaaaccctTCAGCTGCAGGGTTTGTGACAGAAGATTCACTTGGCGTAAACAACTCAAAAACCACAAGTGTGGTGACGAGTCCTCACATGAAAACCAACCTGAGGAGAACCGAGAGGCAGAGCCTCGAGCCAGCAGCTCAGCTGAACAGATGGAAGCATAA